A single region of the Thermodesulfobacteriota bacterium genome encodes:
- the glyS gene encoding glycine--tRNA ligase subunit beta, with protein MAKDLLLEIGTEELPAGFIPVALAALEALAKRELDAGRLSFKGMRTLGTPRRLALIVEGLEEKQPDTKVEQKGPHKKAAYDNDGKPTKALLGFARSRGVDVGELKTVKTEKGEYLYAIKEVKGERTVKVLPAILEAVVSGLTFPKAMRWGEHGISFARPVHWILSLYGKTTVPFTFGHIKSGPHTRGHRFLKPKGGGKPIKVDGVKTYLEGLRKNFVIADPAERKELIAKGLEKEAKKIKGEILPDEGLLDEVVNLVEYPVVVKGSFDKEFLDLPAEVVINAMREHQRYFSVVDGKGEKGEWKKLLPCFLTVANTKARELKVVREGNERVLRARLNDAKFYFEKDVKTPL; from the coding sequence ATGGCAAAGGACCTTTTACTGGAGATAGGCACCGAGGAACTGCCCGCGGGATTCATACCCGTCGCGCTTGCCGCGCTGGAGGCCCTTGCGAAGAGGGAACTCGACGCAGGCCGCCTCTCTTTCAAGGGCATGCGCACGCTCGGCACCCCGAGGAGGCTCGCCCTTATTGTAGAAGGTCTTGAAGAAAAGCAGCCCGATACGAAAGTAGAGCAGAAGGGGCCGCATAAGAAAGCCGCATACGACAACGACGGCAAGCCCACAAAGGCGCTCCTCGGCTTCGCCCGCTCCCGCGGGGTGGACGTCGGAGAGCTCAAGACCGTAAAGACGGAGAAAGGCGAATACCTCTACGCGATAAAAGAGGTGAAAGGAGAGCGGACCGTAAAGGTCCTGCCCGCCATCCTCGAAGCCGTCGTATCCGGGCTCACCTTCCCCAAGGCCATGAGGTGGGGCGAACACGGGATAAGCTTCGCCAGGCCCGTGCACTGGATACTCTCACTCTACGGCAAAACGACCGTGCCCTTCACCTTCGGCCATATAAAGAGCGGCCCCCATACCCGCGGCCACCGGTTCCTGAAACCAAAGGGGGGAGGAAAACCGATCAAGGTGGACGGTGTCAAGACCTACCTTGAGGGGCTCAGGAAAAACTTCGTCATCGCGGACCCGGCGGAGAGGAAAGAGCTCATAGCCAAAGGGCTTGAAAAGGAGGCTAAAAAGATAAAAGGGGAAATCCTTCCGGACGAGGGGCTCCTCGATGAGGTGGTAAACCTCGTCGAGTACCCCGTGGTGGTAAAAGGCTCCTTTGATAAGGAGTTCCTCGACCTCCCGGCCGAGGTCGTTATAAACGCGATGCGCGAGCACCAGAGGTATTTCAGCGTCGTGGACGGAAAGGGGGAGAAGGGAGAGTGGAAAAAACTCCTGCCCTGCTTCCTGACCGTGGCCAACACGAAGGCACGGGAGCTTAAGGTGGTCCGGGAGGGGAACGAAAGGGTCCTCAGGGCACGCCTTAACGACGCCAAGTTCTACTTCGAGAAGGACGTAAAGACCCCGCT